The following proteins are co-located in the Rhinoderma darwinii isolate aRhiDar2 unplaced genomic scaffold, aRhiDar2.hap1 Scaffold_88, whole genome shotgun sequence genome:
- the LOC142731926 gene encoding uncharacterized protein LOC142731926: MKIMNRKHQTFCVDTNQELRNALDTWDLVEEDVLGACVPYFIQEKVAEDLFTYTDVFQKAILSSLLPSQYNAAMCRFFIRVIQYRRDAAHYLKEYIINVLCEHLKVEYMKGQYYSYAMTKKVIVWLSILHLEAVVGELRYNIVYEDFNAAIVDTLTEVTSLCATVIMPHILDMLPVLGQVVKNAPDQLSKETLCYAIRRLCGSIQEYIVKGGSCKVQLMKAISNMKANISTWLPDVHAELQDSTKVALEFFTVPESSENQPTEPVNDELQTLPHAELLEKYREQVAAENKELEDTEKQHIGMNMLVTSLVSGRKITKDFLQFLLNALKNADPKAKMTAAMFFNEALKHPRLIKQKYQECAIQHLLKIIEEDDNILCSIAMEALGNATTGATRLVESYKNKIIAHMEFRLSKTSSIKIIMAALRALSSIIRRLKLSVLSRQFIKISREHMDYPDGEVQIAAINLLRDLTESCRLPLFGYFTDKVRSCIPTLLLKLHSDNQEIVAASTSSLQSCLSYIKGANIRGFFRTEISPNINDLKSIYSCLAHNHPKLMKTVHLQIPSYLVNSEDKEAVVRHVEFLKDAINHDVM; encoded by the coding sequence atgaagatcatgaatagaaaacatcagacattctgtgtggacacaaatcaagagctcagaaatgctttggacacctgggatttggtggaagaagacgtcttaggagcctgtgtcccttatttcatccaggagaaggtggctgaagatctcttcacttatacggatgtgtttcagaaagccattctgagtagcctgttaccatctcaatacaacgccgccatgtgccgcttcttcatcagagtcattcagtacagaagagacgcggcacactacctgaaggaatatataatcaatgtgctatgtgagcacttgaaggtggagtacatgaagggacaatactattcctacgccatgactaagaaggttattgtctggctgagcatcctccatcttgaagcggtggtcggggaactgagatacaacatcgtttatgaggatttcaatgctgccattgtcgacactttgacagaagtgacatctctgtgtgctacagtcatcatgccacacatcttggacatgctgccagtgctgggccaagtggtcaaaaatgctcctgaccaactatctaaggagacgttgtgctatgctataagacgtttatgcggcagcatccaagaatatattgtgaagggtggcagctgcaaagtgcaacttatgaaggccataagcaacatgaaggccaacatttccacctggttgcctgatgtccatgctgagcttcaagactccaccaaagttgccctggaattctttactgtacccgaatcatcggagaaCCAGCCGACCGAACCAgtcaatgacgagttacagacccttcctcacgccgagctcctagaaaagtacagggagcaagttgcggcggagaataaggaactggaagatacagagaagcagcatattgggatgaacatgcttgtgacatctctggtatctggcaggaaaataacaaaagatttccttcagtttctgctcaatgccctgaagaatgcggacccaaaggccaaaatgacagcagctatgttcttcaatgaggctttgaagcatccaagacttataaagcagaaataccaagagtgcgcaatccaacatctgctgaagatcatagaagaggacgataacatcttgtgcagcatcgccatggaggcactggggaatgccaccaccggagctacaagactggtggagagctacaagaataagatcattgcccacatggagtttagactatcaaaaaccagcagcatcaagatcatcatggcggcactgagggcgctgtcctccattatcagacgcctgaagctttctgtcctcagtagacaattcattaaaatatcccgggagcatatggactatccggatggagaagtccagattgcggccataaacctgttaagggatctgacagagagctgccgccttccgctatttggatattttacagacaaagtcaggagctgtataccaactttactcctgaaattacatagtgacaaccaggagatagtagcagccagtacttcatctctgcagagctgcctctcctacatcaaaggagccaacattcggggatttttccggacggaaatctctccaaacatcaatgacctgaaatccatctacagctgtctggctcataaccacccaaaattgatgaagaccgtgcacctccagatcccaagctatctggtcaactcagaggacaaggaggctgtagtcagacatgttgaatttcttaaagatgccatcaaccatgatgtcatgtaa